The proteins below come from a single Acidimicrobiia bacterium genomic window:
- the orn gene encoding oligoribonuclease: protein MLVWMDLEMTGLDPERHVIVEIATLITNDELEIIAEGPELVLHASPDELAEMDPFVVNMHTRSGLIPRIESSEVTLADATSQTLAFLQEHIPEARTVPLCGNSIGTDRRFLYKYMPEVEEFLHYRSVDVSTIKELARRWNPSIFKKAPSKETAHRALDDIKESINELRFYRHYMFVSPELPPPPSPGANS from the coding sequence ATGCTGGTTTGGATGGATCTTGAGATGACTGGGCTTGACCCAGAACGCCACGTAATTGTTGAGATTGCCACCCTCATCACCAACGATGAACTAGAGATAATTGCCGAAGGACCAGAGTTAGTTCTTCACGCCTCACCAGATGAGCTGGCCGAAATGGACCCTTTCGTGGTGAACATGCACACCAGAAGTGGTCTCATCCCTCGGATTGAATCGTCGGAAGTGACCCTGGCCGATGCCACTTCCCAAACGCTGGCCTTCTTGCAAGAACATATTCCGGAGGCTCGTACCGTGCCGCTCTGTGGCAATTCGATTGGCACCGATCGGCGTTTCCTCTATAAGTACATGCCCGAAGTAGAGGAGTTCTTGCATTATCGATCGGTGGATGTTTCCACCATTAAAGAACTGGCCCGACGTTGGAACCCATCGATCTTTAAAAAGGCACCCAGCAAAGAAACGGCGCATCGAGCGCTGGATGACATTAAAGAAAGCATCAACGAGCTCCGGTTTTATCGGCATTACATGTTTGTGTCACCGGAACTGCCACCACCGCCATCACCGGGCGCAAATTCATAA